From a region of the Mycobacterium intracellulare ATCC 13950 genome:
- a CDS encoding cutinase family protein, whose translation MTIRNVLAVRSMRRLPLPLLAAAAVFGSPVASAPSATAEPCPDVEVVFARGSGEPPGIGGIGRPFVDALRSEIGAKSLTVYAVNYPASTDFDNPAFPGTVIDGIRDASSHIESMVASCPNTREVLGGYSQGAAVAGYTTSATVPPGVPADKVPPPMPPAIAQHVAAVTLFGTPTGQFLQKYNAPPLTIGPLYAPKTIQLCAPGDPVCASGGDGGLAAHTSYPGNGMTSQAADFVAGRL comes from the coding sequence ATGACAATCCGGAATGTGTTGGCCGTCCGGTCGATGCGCCGCCTGCCGCTGCCCTTGTTGGCAGCGGCAGCCGTATTCGGCTCACCGGTCGCGAGCGCGCCCTCGGCGACGGCCGAACCGTGTCCCGACGTCGAGGTGGTGTTCGCCCGGGGATCCGGCGAGCCGCCCGGCATCGGCGGCATCGGCCGGCCGTTCGTGGACGCGCTGCGCTCGGAGATCGGCGCCAAGTCGCTGACGGTGTATGCGGTGAACTACCCCGCCAGCACCGACTTCGACAATCCCGCGTTCCCGGGGACCGTCATCGACGGAATCCGCGACGCCAGTTCGCACATCGAGTCCATGGTGGCGAGTTGCCCCAACACCCGCGAGGTGCTCGGCGGCTACTCGCAGGGCGCCGCGGTGGCGGGCTACACCACCTCGGCCACCGTGCCGCCGGGCGTTCCCGCTGACAAGGTGCCGCCGCCGATGCCGCCGGCCATCGCGCAACACGTCGCCGCCGTCACGCTGTTCGGCACGCCGACGGGGCAGTTCCTGCAGAAGTACAACGCGCCGCCGCTCACCATCGGGCCGCTGTATGCGCCCAAGACGATCCAACTGTGCGCGCCGGGCGATCCGGTCTGTGCCAGCGGCGGCGACGGGGGCCTGGCCGCCCACACCTCCTACCCGGGAAACGGCATGACCAGCCAGGCCGCCGATTTCGTCGCCGGCCGCCTGTAG
- a CDS encoding CsbD family protein: MSAEDKLKNKIEDLGGRAKEALGKATGDAQTRDEGRADQAKSALKDAGEKVKDAFKK; this comes from the coding sequence ATGAGCGCCGAAGACAAGTTGAAGAATAAGATCGAGGACCTCGGCGGCCGCGCCAAGGAAGCCCTCGGCAAAGCCACGGGCGATGCCCAAACCCGGGACGAAGGGCGGGCCGATCAAGCGAAGTCCGCGTTGAAAGACGCCGGCGAAAAGGTGAAGGACGCGTTCAAAAAGTAA
- the lipL gene encoding esterase/beta-lactamase LipL — translation MTPSTLLITGDGLPRGVSGAADPRFANVVKLFSQLFPGRRFGGGALSVYVDGVSVVDVWTGWSDRAGTQRWTADTGAMVFSATKGIASTVIHRLADRGLLSYDAPVAQYWPEFGANGKAEITVRDVLRHRSGLSHLRGVTKTELMDHLLMEERLAAAPVDHLRGVQAYHALTYGWLLSGLARAVTGKGMRELIRQEVARPLDTDGLHLGRPPQGSPTTAAEILIPQGRLRAPVFNFIAPRLAGLPFSGALGAMYFPGVISLIKGDTPFLDGEVPAANGVVTGRGLAKMFAALANDGRIDGKKFLSDELARGLAGQARRKWPDANMVVPMPFHLGYHESPVPGLLRGFGHVGLGGTLGWADPETGSSFGFVHNRLLTPLLFDMGSFAGLARPLRNAIEAVRDQEPLAVPPLGARYAKPARRRSAEL, via the coding sequence GTGACACCGTCGACCCTGCTGATCACCGGCGATGGTTTGCCACGCGGTGTGTCCGGCGCCGCCGACCCGCGCTTCGCCAACGTCGTCAAGCTGTTCTCCCAGCTGTTCCCCGGCCGCCGGTTCGGCGGGGGAGCCCTGAGCGTCTATGTCGACGGCGTGTCCGTCGTGGACGTCTGGACCGGGTGGTCGGACCGGGCCGGCACCCAGCGCTGGACCGCCGACACCGGCGCGATGGTGTTCTCGGCTACCAAGGGCATCGCGTCGACCGTGATACACCGGCTCGCCGACCGCGGCCTGCTGTCCTACGACGCGCCCGTCGCGCAATACTGGCCCGAGTTCGGCGCCAACGGGAAGGCCGAGATCACGGTCCGCGACGTCTTGCGGCACCGATCCGGGTTGTCGCACCTGCGGGGCGTCACCAAAACCGAGTTGATGGACCACCTGCTGATGGAGGAGCGGCTGGCGGCCGCGCCCGTCGATCATCTGCGCGGTGTGCAGGCCTACCACGCGCTCACCTACGGGTGGCTGTTGTCGGGTCTGGCCCGGGCGGTGACCGGTAAGGGGATGCGCGAGCTGATCCGCCAGGAGGTCGCCCGTCCGCTGGACACCGACGGGCTGCACCTGGGCCGCCCCCCGCAAGGTTCACCGACGACGGCCGCCGAAATCCTGATACCGCAGGGGCGGCTGCGTGCCCCGGTGTTCAACTTCATCGCGCCGCGACTGGCCGGCCTGCCCTTCTCCGGGGCGCTCGGCGCGATGTACTTCCCGGGCGTCATCTCGCTGATCAAGGGAGACACCCCGTTCCTGGACGGCGAGGTCCCGGCCGCCAACGGCGTGGTGACCGGGCGGGGACTGGCCAAGATGTTCGCCGCGCTGGCCAACGACGGCCGCATCGACGGCAAGAAGTTCCTGTCCGACGAGCTGGCACGGGGGCTCGCCGGGCAGGCGCGGCGGAAGTGGCCCGACGCAAACATGGTGGTGCCCATGCCTTTTCACCTCGGGTACCACGAGTCGCCGGTTCCCGGCCTGCTCCGCGGCTTCGGCCACGTCGGGCTGGGCGGAACGCTCGGCTGGGCCGACCCCGAGACCGGCAGCTCCTTCGGCTTCGTGCACAACCGGCTGCTGACGCCGCTGCTGTTCGACATGGGATCCTTTGCGGGCCTTGCGCGTCCGCTGCGCAACGCCATCGAGGCGGTCCGCGATCAGGAGCCGCTCGCGGTGCCGCCGCTGGGCGCGCGCTACGCCAAACCCGCCCGGCGGCGCAGCGCGGAGCTATGA
- a CDS encoding NAD(P)H-dependent amine dehydrogenase family protein — protein sequence MPNNYRVVQWNTGNVGKSSLKSIVTNPTLELVGCFAWSKDKVGRDAGELVGIAPVGVAATNDVDELLALKPDCVVYNPMWFDVDELVRILSAGVNVVTTASFITGGNLGDDRERIAEACQKGGSTIFGSGVSPGFAELLAIVSAMVCNRIDKVTVNEAADTTFYDSPETEKPVGFGQPIDHPDLPAMAAKGTAIFGEAVRLVGDALGVELDEVRCVAEFAQTTEDLVMASWTIPAGHVAGTYISWQGIVNGQTLIDLNVRWRKGQTLDPDWKIEQDGWVIQIDGQPTVTTKVGFLPPPYFEATTIEEFMDLGHIMTAMPAINAIPAVVAAAPGIATYADLPLTLPRGNAHIGS from the coding sequence GTGCCAAACAACTATCGAGTGGTTCAGTGGAACACCGGCAACGTCGGCAAGAGCTCGCTGAAGTCGATCGTCACCAACCCCACGCTGGAATTGGTCGGGTGCTTCGCCTGGTCGAAGGACAAGGTCGGGCGCGATGCCGGTGAGCTCGTCGGGATCGCGCCGGTGGGCGTCGCGGCCACCAACGACGTCGACGAGCTCCTGGCCCTCAAGCCGGATTGCGTGGTCTACAACCCGATGTGGTTCGACGTCGACGAGCTAGTCCGCATCCTGTCCGCGGGCGTCAACGTGGTGACCACCGCGTCGTTCATCACCGGCGGGAACCTCGGCGACGACCGCGAGCGCATCGCGGAGGCCTGCCAGAAGGGCGGCTCCACGATCTTCGGGTCCGGCGTCAGCCCGGGTTTCGCCGAGCTGCTGGCCATCGTGTCGGCGATGGTGTGCAACCGGATCGACAAGGTCACGGTCAACGAGGCCGCCGACACCACGTTCTATGACTCGCCCGAGACAGAGAAGCCGGTGGGCTTCGGCCAGCCGATCGACCATCCGGACCTGCCGGCGATGGCGGCGAAGGGGACGGCGATCTTCGGCGAGGCCGTCCGGCTGGTGGGCGACGCCCTCGGCGTCGAGCTCGACGAGGTGCGCTGCGTCGCCGAGTTCGCCCAGACCACCGAGGACCTCGTGATGGCGTCCTGGACCATCCCCGCGGGACACGTCGCGGGCACGTACATCAGCTGGCAGGGAATCGTCAACGGACAGACCCTGATCGACCTGAACGTGCGGTGGCGCAAGGGGCAGACGCTCGATCCGGACTGGAAGATCGAGCAGGACGGCTGGGTCATCCAGATCGACGGGCAGCCCACGGTGACCACCAAGGTGGGGTTCCTGCCGCCGCCCTACTTCGAAGCCACCACCATCGAAGAGTTCATGGACCTCGGCCACATCATGACCGCGATGCCGGCCATCAACGCGATCCCCGCCGTCGTCGCCGCGGCACCCGGCATCGCCACCTACGCAGACCTCCCGCTGACGCTGCCCCGCGGCAACGCGCACATCGGGTCATAG
- a CDS encoding aminotransferase class I/II-fold pyridoxal phosphate-dependent enzyme has product MSLESLGPAELAAAHARHQQDYADLQAKKLALDLTRGKPAPAQLDLSNQLLSLPGDDYRDGEGTDTRNYGGLHGLPELRTIFGELLGIPVQNLIAGNNSSLELMHDLVAFSMLYGGVDSQRPWKDEASVKFLCPVPGYDRHFAITETMGIEMIGVPMLSDGPDVDLIEELVAADPAIKGMWTVPVFGNPTGVTYSWDTVLRLVQMRTAAPDFRLFWDNAYAVHTLTHDFVRQVDVLGLAAAAGNPNRPYVFASTSKITFAGAGVSFLGGSLGNIAWYLQYAGKKSIGPDKINQLRHLRFFRDADGVRLHMLRHQQILAPKFALAAEILDQRLSDSKIASWTDPKGGYFISLDVLPGTAKRTVALAKDAGIAVTEAGASFPYRKDPNDTNIRIAPTFPSLPDLRDAVDGLATCALLAASESLLARDRV; this is encoded by the coding sequence GTGTCGCTGGAGTCCCTCGGCCCTGCCGAGCTTGCCGCCGCACACGCTCGCCACCAGCAGGATTACGCCGATTTGCAGGCCAAAAAGCTGGCCCTGGACCTGACCCGCGGCAAGCCGGCGCCCGCCCAGCTCGACCTGTCCAACCAGCTGCTGAGCCTGCCCGGCGACGACTACCGCGACGGCGAGGGCACCGACACCCGCAACTACGGCGGCCTGCACGGCCTGCCGGAGCTGCGAACCATCTTCGGTGAGCTGCTCGGCATCCCGGTGCAGAACCTGATCGCGGGAAACAACTCCAGCCTGGAACTGATGCACGACCTCGTCGCGTTCTCGATGCTCTACGGCGGCGTGGATTCGCAGCGGCCCTGGAAGGACGAGGCCAGCGTCAAGTTCCTATGCCCCGTCCCCGGCTATGACCGGCACTTCGCCATCACCGAGACGATGGGCATCGAGATGATCGGTGTCCCAATGCTGTCCGACGGGCCCGACGTCGACCTGATCGAGGAACTGGTCGCCGCGGACCCCGCCATCAAGGGCATGTGGACCGTGCCGGTGTTCGGCAACCCCACCGGGGTCACCTACTCCTGGGACACGGTGCTGCGGCTCGTCCAGATGCGGACCGCCGCACCCGATTTCCGGTTGTTCTGGGACAACGCGTACGCCGTGCACACCCTGACCCACGACTTCGTCCGGCAGGTCGACGTCCTCGGCCTGGCGGCGGCGGCCGGCAATCCCAACCGCCCGTACGTGTTTGCGTCGACGTCCAAGATCACCTTCGCCGGCGCCGGCGTGAGCTTTTTGGGCGGATCGCTGGGCAACATCGCCTGGTATCTGCAGTACGCGGGGAAGAAGTCGATCGGACCGGACAAGATCAACCAGCTGCGGCACCTGCGCTTCTTCCGCGACGCCGACGGGGTGCGCCTGCACATGCTGCGGCACCAGCAGATCCTGGCGCCGAAGTTCGCGCTGGCGGCCGAGATCCTGGATCAGCGGCTCAGCGATTCCAAGATCGCCTCGTGGACCGACCCCAAGGGCGGCTACTTCATCAGCCTCGACGTCTTGCCCGGCACGGCGAAGCGGACCGTCGCGCTGGCCAAGGACGCGGGGATCGCGGTGACCGAGGCGGGTGCGTCGTTCCCGTACCGCAAGGATCCGAACGACACGAACATCCGGATCGCGCCGACCTTCCCGTCGCTTCCGGATCTGCGCGACGCGGTCGACGGCCTGGCCACCTGCGCGCTGCTGGCGGCCTCGGAGTCGTTGCTGGCCCGCGATCGAGTGTGA
- a CDS encoding DNA polymerase III subunits gamma/tau has translation MALYRKYRPATFAEVVGQEHVTEPLSIALEAGRINHAYLFSGPRGCGKTSSARILARSLNCAQGPTATPCGVCDSCQALAPNAPGSIDVVELDAASHGGVDDTRELRDRAFYAPAQSRYRVFIVDEAHMVTTAGFNALLKIVEEPPEHLIFIFATTEPEKVLPTIRSRTHHYPFRLLPPKTMRALIGRICEQEGVVVDDAVYPLVIRAGGGSPRDTLSVLDQLVAGAEGAHVTYQRALGLLGATDMALIDDAVDALAAADAAALFGAVESVIDAGHDPRRFATDLLERFRDLILLQAVPDAAARGVVDGPEDVLERMRDQSTRLGTATLTRYAEVVQAGLGEMRGATAPRLLLEVVCARLLLPSASDTEAALLQRVERIETRLDMSIPGSEATAGRPAEPADRPVRFTRPSAAAPKPEPKPEPKPEPKPEPKPEPKAEPAPAPEPPPAPAPAPSPAAETSSAPGELNAAAVRSMWSTVRDKVRQRSRTTEVMLAGAIVRAIEDNTLVLSHESAPLAKRLCEQRNADVIAEALKDALGVNWRVRCEAGTPAQAAANPLTPQPEEPAPEPDSARRAEEEHLLAEAVRDQPSGPRRDPEEVALELLQNELGARRIDNG, from the coding sequence GTGGCCCTCTACCGCAAGTACCGTCCGGCAACCTTCGCCGAAGTGGTGGGGCAGGAGCACGTCACCGAGCCGCTGTCGATCGCGCTGGAGGCCGGCCGGATCAACCACGCGTACCTGTTCTCGGGTCCGCGCGGCTGCGGCAAGACCTCCTCGGCGCGGATCCTCGCCCGGTCGCTGAACTGCGCCCAGGGGCCGACGGCCACCCCCTGCGGGGTCTGCGACTCGTGCCAGGCCCTGGCGCCCAACGCGCCCGGCAGCATCGACGTCGTCGAGCTCGACGCCGCCAGCCACGGCGGTGTCGACGACACCCGCGAGCTACGCGACCGCGCGTTCTACGCGCCGGCGCAGTCGCGCTACCGGGTGTTCATCGTCGACGAGGCGCACATGGTGACCACCGCGGGGTTCAACGCGCTGCTCAAGATCGTGGAGGAACCCCCCGAGCACCTCATCTTCATCTTCGCCACCACCGAGCCGGAGAAGGTGCTGCCGACGATCCGGTCGCGCACCCATCACTACCCGTTCCGGCTGTTGCCGCCGAAGACCATGCGGGCGTTGATCGGCCGGATCTGCGAGCAGGAGGGCGTCGTCGTCGACGACGCGGTCTACCCGCTGGTGATCCGCGCCGGCGGCGGCTCGCCCCGCGACACCCTGTCGGTGCTCGACCAGCTGGTGGCCGGCGCCGAGGGCGCCCACGTGACCTACCAGCGGGCCCTGGGCCTGCTGGGGGCCACCGACATGGCGTTGATCGACGACGCCGTGGACGCTCTGGCCGCCGCCGATGCCGCGGCGCTGTTCGGGGCGGTGGAGTCGGTGATCGACGCGGGCCACGACCCCCGGCGTTTCGCCACCGATCTGCTGGAGCGGTTCCGCGACCTGATCCTGCTGCAGGCCGTCCCGGACGCGGCGGCCCGCGGCGTGGTGGACGGACCGGAGGACGTGCTGGAGCGGATGCGCGACCAGTCGACCCGGCTCGGGACGGCGACCCTGACCCGCTACGCCGAGGTGGTGCAGGCGGGGCTGGGGGAGATGCGGGGCGCGACGGCGCCGCGCCTGTTGCTCGAGGTCGTGTGCGCGCGGCTGCTGTTGCCCTCGGCCAGCGACACCGAAGCCGCGCTGCTGCAACGCGTCGAGCGGATCGAGACCCGGCTGGACATGTCCATTCCCGGCTCGGAGGCCACCGCGGGCCGGCCGGCCGAGCCCGCCGACCGGCCGGTCCGCTTCACCCGACCGTCCGCGGCTGCCCCCAAGCCCGAGCCGAAGCCCGAACCAAAGCCCGAGCCGAAGCCCGAGCCAAAGCCCGAGCCGAAGGCCGAGCCCGCGCCGGCACCCGAGCCTCCTCCGGCGCCCGCCCCCGCCCCCTCGCCGGCGGCCGAAACATCCTCTGCGCCCGGCGAACTCAACGCCGCAGCGGTGCGCAGCATGTGGTCGACCGTGCGCGACAAGGTCCGTCAGCGCAGCCGCACCACCGAGGTGATGCTGGCCGGCGCCATCGTCCGGGCGATCGAGGACAACACGTTGGTGCTGAGCCACGAATCGGCGCCGCTGGCCAAGCGGCTGTGCGAACAGCGCAACGCCGACGTCATCGCCGAGGCGCTCAAGGACGCGCTGGGAGTCAACTGGCGAGTGCGGTGCGAGGCCGGCACGCCGGCGCAGGCCGCGGCCAACCCGCTGACACCGCAGCCCGAAGAGCCTGCCCCCGAACCGGATTCGGCCCGGCGGGCCGAGGAAGAACACCTGCTCGCCGAGGCCGTCCGCGACCAGCCGTCGGGCCCGCGCCGCGACCCGGAAGAGGTCGCGCTCGAACTGCTCCAGAACGAGCTCGGCGCGCGCCGCATCGACAACGGCTGA
- a CDS encoding class I SAM-dependent methyltransferase, protein MTTTKEPHRTSHGKLSMAEILEVFAATGRHPLKFTAYDGSIAGNEDAELGLDLRSPRGATYLATAPGELGLARAYVSGDLQAYGVHPGDPYQLLKTLTDRVEFKRPPVRVLANVVRSLGFERLLPVAPPPQEALPRWRRIADGLMHTRTRDAEAIHHHYDVSNTFYELVLGPSMTYTCAVYPDADATLEQAQENKYRLIFEKLRLKAGDRLLDVGCGWGGMVRYAARRGVRATGATLSAEQAKWAQKAIAEEGLADLAEVRHTDYRDVGEAAFDAVSSIGLTEHIGVKNYPAYFGFLKSKLRTGGLLLNHCITRHDNTSTSFAGGFTDRYVFPDGELTGSGRLTCDVQDCGFEVLHAENFRHHYAMTLRDWCRNLVENWDAAVSEVGLPTAKVWGLYMAASRVAFEQNNLQLHHVLAAKTDARGDDDLPLRPWWTA, encoded by the coding sequence ATGACGACTACCAAGGAACCCCACCGCACGTCGCACGGGAAACTGAGCATGGCAGAGATCCTGGAGGTCTTCGCCGCCACCGGCCGACATCCGCTGAAGTTCACCGCCTACGACGGCAGCATCGCCGGCAACGAGGACGCCGAACTGGGCCTGGACCTTCGCAGCCCCCGCGGCGCCACCTATCTGGCGACCGCCCCCGGCGAACTCGGCCTCGCCCGCGCCTACGTGTCGGGCGACCTGCAGGCGTACGGCGTTCATCCGGGCGACCCGTACCAACTGCTCAAGACGCTCACCGATCGGGTGGAATTCAAGCGGCCCCCGGTGCGGGTGCTGGCCAACGTCGTGCGGTCGCTGGGGTTCGAGCGGTTGCTGCCGGTTGCGCCGCCCCCGCAGGAGGCGCTGCCAAGGTGGCGGCGCATCGCCGACGGGCTGATGCACACGAGGACCCGCGACGCCGAGGCCATCCACCACCACTACGACGTGTCCAACACCTTCTACGAATTGGTGTTGGGGCCGTCGATGACCTACACCTGCGCGGTGTATCCCGATGCCGACGCGACACTCGAACAGGCGCAGGAGAACAAGTACCGGCTGATCTTCGAGAAGCTGCGGCTGAAGGCCGGCGACCGGCTGCTCGACGTCGGCTGCGGCTGGGGCGGCATGGTGCGCTACGCGGCCCGGCGCGGCGTCCGGGCCACCGGCGCCACCCTGTCGGCCGAACAGGCGAAGTGGGCGCAGAAGGCGATCGCCGAGGAAGGCCTTGCGGACCTGGCCGAGGTGCGCCACACCGACTATCGGGACGTGGGCGAGGCGGCGTTCGACGCCGTGTCCTCGATCGGGCTGACCGAGCACATCGGCGTCAAGAATTACCCCGCCTACTTCGGCTTCTTGAAGTCGAAGCTGCGCACCGGCGGCCTGCTGCTCAATCACTGCATCACCCGCCACGACAACACGTCGACGTCGTTCGCGGGCGGATTCACCGATCGCTATGTCTTCCCGGACGGGGAGCTGACCGGCTCGGGCCGCCTCACCTGCGACGTCCAGGACTGCGGCTTCGAGGTGCTGCACGCGGAGAACTTCCGCCACCACTACGCGATGACGCTGCGCGACTGGTGCCGGAATCTGGTCGAGAACTGGGACGCCGCGGTCAGCGAGGTCGGCCTGCCGACCGCGAAGGTCTGGGGCCTGTACATGGCGGCGTCACGGGTTGCGTTCGAGCAGAACAACCTTCAGCTGCATCACGTGCTGGCGGCCAAGACCGACGCGCGGGGCGACGACGACCTGCCGCTGCGGCCGTGGTGGACGGCCTGA
- a CDS encoding FAD-binding oxidoreductase, with protein MVPVLGSALSAHKSGVDRLLASYRSIPATSAVRLAKPTSNLFRARTKRDAPGLDTSGLTGVLSVDPETRTADVAGMCTYADLVAATLPYGLSPLVVPQLKTITLGGAVSGLGIESASFRNGLPHESVLEMDILTGAGDLLTASRTQHPDLFRAFPNSYGTLGYSTRLRIELEPVAPFVALRHIRFRSLPALIAAAERIVDTGGQGGTPVDYLDGVVFSADESYLCVGRRTTTPGPVSDYTGKDIYYQSIRHDAPGMDATKDDRLTIHDYFWRWDTDWFWCSRAFGVQDPRVRRFWPRRYRRSSFYWKLISLDRRFGISDRIEARNGRPPRERVVQDIEIPIERTCDFLEWFLDNVPITPIWLCPLRLRDRDGWPLYPMRPDHTYVNVGFWSSVPGGATEGAANRMIEEKVSELDGHKSLYSDSFYSREDFDELYGGEAYNTVKKTYDPDSRLLDLYAKAVQRR; from the coding sequence GTGGTGCCTGTCCTTGGATCTGCACTCTCGGCCCACAAGTCGGGCGTTGACCGGCTGCTGGCAAGCTATCGATCCATTCCCGCAACGTCCGCGGTCCGGCTGGCCAAACCGACGTCAAACCTGTTCCGCGCCCGCACCAAACGTGACGCGCCCGGCTTGGACACCTCGGGGCTGACCGGCGTCCTGAGCGTGGATCCCGAAACCCGCACCGCGGACGTCGCCGGCATGTGCACCTACGCGGACCTGGTCGCCGCAACGCTGCCCTACGGCCTGTCGCCGCTGGTCGTCCCGCAGCTGAAGACCATCACCCTCGGCGGGGCGGTCAGCGGCCTGGGGATCGAGTCGGCGTCGTTTCGCAACGGGCTGCCGCACGAATCGGTGCTGGAGATGGATATCCTCACCGGCGCTGGCGATTTGCTCACCGCATCACGTACCCAGCACCCGGACCTGTTCCGCGCCTTCCCGAATTCCTATGGGACACTGGGGTATTCGACCCGGCTTCGGATCGAGCTGGAACCCGTCGCACCGTTCGTCGCGCTGCGCCACATCCGCTTCCGCTCGCTGCCCGCGCTGATCGCCGCGGCCGAACGCATCGTCGACACCGGCGGGCAGGGCGGAACCCCGGTCGACTACCTCGACGGGGTGGTCTTCAGCGCCGACGAAAGCTACCTGTGCGTGGGCCGGCGGACCACCACCCCCGGCCCGGTCAGCGACTACACCGGCAAGGACATCTACTACCAGTCCATCCGGCACGACGCCCCGGGCATGGATGCGACCAAGGATGACCGGCTGACCATCCACGACTACTTCTGGCGCTGGGACACCGATTGGTTCTGGTGCTCGCGCGCGTTCGGCGTGCAGGACCCGCGGGTGCGACGCTTCTGGCCGCGCCGTTATCGGCGCAGCAGCTTCTACTGGAAGCTGATTTCCCTGGACCGGCGCTTCGGGATCTCCGACCGCATCGAGGCGCGCAACGGGCGGCCCCCACGCGAACGGGTGGTGCAAGACATCGAGATTCCAATCGAACGGACCTGCGACTTCCTGGAGTGGTTCCTGGACAACGTGCCAATCACGCCAATCTGGTTGTGCCCGTTGCGCCTTCGCGACCGCGACGGCTGGCCGTTGTACCCGATGCGGCCGGATCACACGTACGTCAACGTCGGCTTCTGGTCGTCGGTGCCGGGGGGCGCGACCGAGGGCGCCGCCAACCGGATGATCGAAGAAAAGGTGAGCGAACTCGACGGGCACAAGTCCCTGTACTCCGATTCCTTCTACTCCCGCGAGGACTTCGACGAGCTGTACGGCGGCGAGGCCTACAACACCGTCAAGAAAACCTACGACCCCGATTCTCGTTTACTCGACCTCTACGCAAAGGCGGTGCAACGGCGATGA
- a CDS encoding SRPBCC family protein, translating into MGQVSADSTILINAEPAATLAAVADYQTVRPKILSPQYSDYQVLQGGQGAGTVAKWRLQATRSRVRDVQVNVDVAGHTVIEKDANSTMVINWTVAPAGPGSSVTVKTTWTGAGGVKGFFEKTFAPLGLKRIQGEVLANLKKELEG; encoded by the coding sequence TTGGGACAGGTGAGCGCCGACAGCACCATCTTGATCAATGCCGAGCCTGCGGCGACCCTGGCCGCCGTCGCGGATTATCAGACGGTGCGTCCGAAAATTCTCTCGCCGCAGTACAGCGACTACCAGGTGCTGCAGGGCGGGCAGGGGGCGGGCACGGTCGCCAAGTGGAGGCTGCAGGCCACCAGATCACGCGTCCGCGACGTGCAGGTCAACGTGGACGTGGCCGGGCACACCGTCATCGAGAAGGACGCCAACTCGACCATGGTGATCAACTGGACGGTGGCGCCCGCCGGGCCGGGCTCCAGCGTCACCGTGAAGACCACCTGGACCGGCGCGGGCGGCGTCAAGGGCTTCTTCGAAAAGACCTTTGCGCCCTTGGGGCTGAAGAGGATTCAGGGCGAGGTGCTGGCCAACCTGAAGAAGGAACTCGAAGGCTAG
- a CDS encoding Rv3717 family N-acetylmuramoyl-L-alanine amidase, with the protein MDLRLSRRVGIKLAVGALVAASTAITPAAWGVPSNIAGMVVFIDPGHNGSNDASISRQVPTGRGGTKDCQASGTASAAGYQEHTFTWDTALRVRAELTALGVRTALARANDTGLGPCVDERASMANALHPNAILSIHADGGPPSGRGFHVNYSAPPLNQAQAGPSVQYARIMRDQMQASGIPPANYIGQNGLYGRSDLAGLNLAQYPSVLVECGNMKNPADSALMQSAEGRQKYADAMVRGVAGFLASQGQAR; encoded by the coding sequence GTGGACCTACGACTGAGCAGACGTGTCGGGATCAAATTGGCGGTCGGCGCGCTCGTTGCCGCCTCGACGGCGATCACCCCGGCCGCGTGGGGGGTTCCCTCCAACATCGCCGGCATGGTGGTTTTCATCGATCCGGGTCACAACGGCTCCAACGACGCGTCGATCAGCCGGCAGGTGCCCACCGGCCGCGGCGGCACCAAGGACTGCCAGGCCAGCGGGACGGCGTCCGCCGCCGGCTATCAGGAGCACACCTTCACCTGGGACACCGCGCTGCGGGTCCGCGCCGAGTTGACCGCGCTGGGAGTGCGGACCGCCCTGGCACGCGCCAACGACACCGGGCTGGGGCCCTGCGTCGACGAGCGCGCCAGCATGGCCAACGCGCTGCACCCCAACGCGATCCTGTCCATCCACGCCGACGGCGGCCCGCCGTCCGGGCGCGGGTTCCACGTCAACTATTCGGCGCCGCCGCTCAACCAGGCGCAGGCCGGGCCTTCGGTGCAGTACGCCCGCATCATGCGCGACCAGATGCAGGCGTCGGGCATCCCGCCGGCCAACTACATCGGGCAGAACGGGCTGTACGGACGCTCGGACCTCGCCGGCCTGAACCTCGCGCAGTACCCGTCGGTTCTGGTCGAGTGCGGCAACATGAAGAACCCCGCGGACTCGGCGCTGATGCAGTCCGCGGAAGGCCGGCAGAAATACGCCGACGCGATGGTCCGCGGCGTCGCGGGTTTCCTGGCCTCGCAGGGCCAGGCGCGCTGA
- a CDS encoding YbaB/EbfC family nucleoid-associated protein: protein MQPGGDMSALLAQAQQMQQKLMEAQQQLANAEVHGQAGGGLVSVVVKGSGEVVAVKIDPSVVDPSDVETLQDLIVGAMADASKQVTRMAQERLGSLAGGFGPPPGQPPAPAPGI from the coding sequence ATGCAACCCGGAGGCGATATGTCGGCGCTGCTGGCCCAGGCGCAGCAGATGCAGCAAAAGCTCATGGAGGCCCAGCAGCAGCTGGCGAACGCTGAGGTGCATGGTCAAGCCGGTGGGGGTTTGGTCAGCGTCGTCGTCAAGGGCAGCGGCGAGGTGGTCGCCGTGAAGATCGATCCCTCCGTCGTCGACCCGTCGGACGTCGAGACCCTGCAGGACTTGATCGTCGGCGCCATGGCCGACGCGTCCAAGCAGGTCACCCGGATGGCGCAGGAGCGGCTCGGGTCGCTGGCCGGTGGGTTCGGGCCGCCGCCGGGGCAACCGCCCGCGCCGGCGCCGGGGATTTAG